A section of the Cutibacterium granulosum genome encodes:
- a CDS encoding lysophospholipid acyltransferase family protein yields MLILPASQVLTVVGMGTNVHQKKPIQGPAVIVSNHVHPFDELALVRAMWPRITYFVSMDANFDIPVAGKILSFFGTIPVGSDAAGLREFHRQTRRHLAAGDLVGIFPEGERGHDPRRMAPLRPGAFELAVGAGVPVIPCRLVGTGHVFGLLWRRERLDVWVGDPIVPDPAMTRHHAARAMMAQASAQFEELSRRHP; encoded by the coding sequence ATGCTGATCCTCCCCGCGAGCCAGGTACTCACCGTGGTGGGCATGGGTACCAACGTCCACCAGAAGAAGCCGATCCAGGGTCCGGCGGTCATCGTCTCGAACCACGTCCACCCCTTCGACGAGCTGGCCCTCGTGCGAGCCATGTGGCCGCGAATCACCTACTTCGTTTCCATGGACGCCAATTTCGACATTCCCGTTGCCGGGAAGATCCTGTCATTCTTCGGCACCATTCCGGTGGGCTCGGACGCGGCCGGCCTGCGGGAGTTCCACCGGCAGACGCGTCGGCACCTGGCTGCTGGCGACCTCGTCGGCATCTTCCCGGAGGGGGAGCGTGGCCATGATCCCCGACGGATGGCGCCGCTGCGTCCCGGTGCCTTTGAACTCGCCGTCGGAGCGGGGGTTCCGGTGATTCCGTGTCGGCTGGTCGGGACGGGCCACGTCTTCGGCCTGCTGTGGCGGCGGGAACGGCTCGACGTGTGGGTCGGTGACCCCATCGTCCCCGATCCGGCGATGACGCGTCATCACGCTGCTCGGGCCATGATGGCCCAGGCCAGCGCGCAGTTCGAGGAACTCAGTCGTCGCCATCCGTAG
- a CDS encoding glycosyltransferase: protein MRVVFVVDTVQPTNGVATSAQRAAATLRGRGHEVVVVATDGSVRRPHRGWIDAAAPSEVDRYVAQPWHIPVVSLFAQAQRFTFATPSRELLERAYRGADVVHIWLATPMGRMALQVAQKMGIPVSAGFHVQPENITYNIGLGRFRSTTSAVYTALREYFYEEIGHIHCPSQFIADQLVDHGYRAWTHVISNGVTDVFTPGEPRPVWTLDSDRPLRIMSVGRLSPEKRHELLIDAVKHSRYRDRIDLQIAGKGPRRTILQAHGVGLAHPLRLTYHSQERLGDELRAADLYVHPADAEIEAVACLEAVACGLVPVIARSPRSAASQFALDPRSLFPTSDRDALTRRLDWWIEHPQERARMGARYAESARQYSIHRSGQLLEQMFQQTITDAGTRR, encoded by the coding sequence GTGCGAGTTGTCTTCGTCGTGGACACGGTTCAACCGACGAATGGAGTGGCCACCTCGGCCCAACGCGCTGCTGCAACCCTGCGTGGCCGCGGCCACGAGGTCGTCGTCGTGGCCACCGACGGATCGGTGCGGCGTCCACATCGAGGCTGGATCGACGCAGCAGCTCCCAGTGAGGTGGATCGGTACGTGGCCCAGCCGTGGCACATCCCGGTGGTCTCGCTGTTCGCCCAGGCCCAACGCTTCACCTTCGCCACGCCGAGCCGCGAGCTGCTGGAGCGCGCCTACCGTGGCGCCGACGTCGTCCACATCTGGTTGGCCACCCCGATGGGCAGAATGGCACTGCAGGTGGCCCAAAAGATGGGCATCCCCGTCTCGGCCGGGTTCCACGTCCAACCCGAGAACATCACCTACAACATCGGCCTCGGCAGGTTCCGTTCGACGACGTCCGCGGTGTACACCGCGCTGCGGGAGTACTTCTACGAAGAGATCGGCCACATCCACTGCCCCTCACAGTTCATCGCCGACCAGCTCGTCGACCACGGTTACCGCGCCTGGACCCACGTCATCTCCAACGGTGTCACCGACGTGTTCACCCCCGGTGAGCCCAGACCGGTGTGGACGCTGGACTCCGATCGACCACTGCGCATCATGAGCGTCGGGCGACTGAGCCCGGAGAAACGTCATGAATTGCTCATCGACGCGGTGAAGCATTCCCGGTATCGGGATCGAATCGATCTGCAGATTGCTGGCAAGGGACCACGCAGGACGATCCTGCAGGCTCACGGCGTCGGCCTGGCCCATCCCCTGCGTCTCACCTACCACAGCCAGGAGCGGTTGGGGGACGAGCTGCGTGCCGCCGACCTCTACGTCCACCCGGCAGACGCCGAGATCGAGGCAGTCGCGTGTCTTGAGGCGGTGGCCTGCGGGCTGGTCCCAGTGATCGCGCGGTCCCCACGCAGTGCAGCCAGCCAGTTCGCCCTCGACCCACGCAGCCTGTTCCCCACCAGCGACCGTGATGCGCTCACCCGTCGTCTCGACTGGTGGATCGAGCACCCGCAGGAACGAGCCCGAATGGGGGCACGATACGCCGAGTCGGCCCGGCAGTACTCGATTCACCGATCCGGCCAACTGCTGGAACAGATGTTTCAGCAGACCATCACCGACGCCGGGACGAGGCGATGA
- a CDS encoding cytochrome c biogenesis CcdA family protein — protein sequence MDIGYLSAFLGGLLSLLSPCSIMLLPAFFAYAFNSPGKLISRTWMFFLGLLVTLVPLGVFSGTVGSLLGRNRHVLITVVAAIVIVIGVIQLLGIPIPGLSRSAEVDTSRGSAISVFFLGSVYAVAGICAGPILGAILVMASLGGSAIYGAITLAIYALGMVVPLLVLALVWQKCGSGAMNWLRPRTVSIGGWHNSVVMVISGLLSVAIGVFLLLTSGTADIGGAVGVRTQFAMENWAGRVGRRVPDYVVVIAAVVLLVAVQAVRRLRRSGS from the coding sequence ATGGACATCGGATACCTGAGCGCATTCCTGGGCGGTTTGCTGTCGCTGTTGAGCCCGTGCTCCATCATGCTGCTGCCGGCATTCTTCGCCTACGCCTTCAACTCCCCGGGCAAGCTCATCAGCCGTACCTGGATGTTCTTCCTCGGGCTGCTCGTCACCTTGGTGCCGCTCGGGGTGTTTTCGGGGACGGTGGGCTCCCTGCTGGGGCGCAACCGGCACGTCCTCATCACGGTGGTGGCCGCCATCGTCATCGTCATCGGGGTGATCCAGCTCCTCGGGATTCCCATCCCCGGTCTGTCACGCAGCGCCGAGGTCGACACGAGCCGCGGATCGGCCATCTCGGTGTTCTTCCTGGGCAGCGTCTACGCCGTGGCTGGGATCTGTGCCGGCCCCATCCTCGGGGCGATCCTCGTCATGGCCTCCTTGGGTGGTAGCGCGATCTACGGGGCGATCACCCTGGCCATCTATGCCCTGGGCATGGTGGTGCCGCTGCTCGTCCTTGCCCTGGTGTGGCAGAAGTGCGGATCGGGGGCCATGAACTGGCTGCGACCTCGCACGGTGTCCATCGGGGGCTGGCACAACTCGGTCGTCATGGTCATCTCCGGCCTGCTCTCGGTGGCGATCGGGGTGTTCCTGCTGCTCACCAGTGGCACTGCCGACATTGGTGGCGCGGTCGGGGTCCGCACCCAGTTCGCCATGGAGAACTGGGCCGGTCGTGTCGGACGGCGAGTGCCCGACTACGTCGTCGTCATCGCTGCGGTGGTGCTGCTCGTGGCGGTACAGGCAGTGCGACGTCTGCGGCGCAGCGGGTCCTGA
- a CDS encoding DsbA family protein — MVQSSNHPQPKSRRVSVAVIVAVLLIALAVVGVFVAPDGSKGGSDVAGPAPSGAGQSSGARAGRHDKGDISAMKRSDAHGLARRDAKDPYALGDVNAPLVMIEYADFRCPFCTVFAGDVLPQIKKEYIDTGYLRLEWRDLPLFGKESIDAAVGGKAAGRQGRFWEYYRDVFANSDGNGHQSLPRNTITDLAKKAGVRDVKTFQAGFDDKQLAELVAKDASEANQIGFTSTPSFIVGQTAVVGAQPIDQFREAIDSELDKLR; from the coding sequence GTGGTGCAGTCAAGCAACCATCCCCAGCCCAAGTCTCGCCGGGTGTCGGTGGCCGTCATCGTCGCCGTCCTGCTCATCGCCCTGGCCGTGGTGGGGGTGTTCGTCGCCCCGGACGGTTCCAAGGGTGGCTCCGACGTGGCTGGCCCCGCCCCCTCGGGAGCTGGCCAGTCCAGTGGCGCGCGGGCGGGGCGTCACGACAAGGGCGACATCTCGGCGATGAAGCGCAGTGACGCCCACGGTCTGGCCCGCCGTGACGCCAAGGATCCCTACGCCCTGGGAGACGTCAACGCCCCACTGGTGATGATCGAGTACGCCGACTTCCGCTGCCCGTTCTGCACCGTCTTCGCCGGTGACGTGCTGCCACAGATCAAGAAGGAGTACATCGACACCGGATACCTGCGCCTGGAATGGCGCGACCTGCCGCTGTTCGGCAAGGAGTCGATCGACGCCGCCGTCGGTGGCAAGGCAGCCGGTCGACAGGGCAGGTTCTGGGAGTACTACCGCGACGTCTTCGCCAATTCGGACGGCAACGGTCATCAGTCCCTGCCGCGCAACACCATCACCGACCTCGCCAAGAAGGCCGGGGTGAGGGACGTCAAGACCTTCCAGGCTGGCTTCGACGACAAGCAGCTCGCCGAGCTCGTCGCCAAGGACGCCTCGGAGGCCAACCAGATCGGCTTCACCTCCACGCCGAGCTTCATTGTCGGTCAGACGGCGGTGGTGGGCGCCCAGCCGATCGACCAGTTCCGCGAGGCCATCGACTCCGAACTCGACAAGCTGCGCTGA